The genome window TCACGGCTACGCGAGGCGCGTTTTCTTCCAGCCGGTCATATATTTCCTCCAACGTCGCGCCATCGGGATTTTTCAGATAATCCCCCGCCCGTTCCAGCAGCCGGGCGACGCAAATCGGTTCGTTGGCTTTCCCCTGCACTTCCTTGGCGTAGGGATTGGAACCTATCAGTATCCGCATCTTTTTCGAAGAATTTTTTCGGCGCATCAATTTTTCCTTTTTATTGCAGAGGTCTGGCGAAAATCTTACTCAATCATGTTACGCGCGGCGAAAAAACTAAGGTGATATTGGGATCTTCGATTGAATCACGAAAACTCGAAAGAATGAAGAAAACACGAAAAAAACTTAAATTCAATTAACATTAGGGATTGCGCCATAAAAAGGATTTTTCCGTGTAATCCTAAAGCATCCGTGATATCCGTGATTCAATACATTTCGAGGAATTCGCGCCTTTTCGTGGTTTCGTGTTCCAATAGCGCAACGAAAAATAAAATCCATACGCTGCGTTGGATCGGCTGCTCCAACCTGCGGGCAGGATGCCCGCGCTCCCAGACTGCGTAACATGAGTTACTCAATCCACATGAAAAACCTCTTCCATATTGGCCCACCATTCACCTTCCGCCCGCGTTTCCAATGGTTCCTGGCAAGGCTTGCAATGGCTCCACCAATCCTGCGTCGTTGGATCGGCCGCCATCTTGGCCATGTCGGCGGCGAAATCGGCTCCAACATACTCGAAATAGCTGAAGAGAAAGCCGTCTTTGAAATATATGGAATAATTGCGGATATGGCATTGCTTAATCATATCCAAAACGTCCGGCCAGACGGCGGCGTGCAATCTTTTATATTCTTCCAATTTTTCCGGACGCACTTTAATAACCATGCCGTAGCGTTTCATAGTGCGAAACCTCGCTTTCTTGGAATTTTTTGATATTTTATCAAATTACAGAAGCAAACGGCATGTCTCGATCCATTTCAATCGCGGGAAAAGAGAAAAATAATGAACCAG of Candidatus Omnitrophota bacterium contains these proteins:
- a CDS encoding L-rhamnose mutarotase, with protein sequence MKRYGMVIKVRPEKLEEYKRLHAAVWPDVLDMIKQCHIRNYSIYFKDGFLFSYFEYVGADFAADMAKMAADPTTQDWWSHCKPCQEPLETRAEGEWWANMEEVFHVD